A single window of Prochlorothrix hollandica PCC 9006 = CALU 1027 DNA harbors:
- the nifJ gene encoding pyruvate:ferredoxin (flavodoxin) oxidoreductase, with the protein MIHDPFSRARELLIVTTSTSTPTTYTTLDGNEAVARIAYRLSEVIAIYPITPSSPMGEWADAWASVDQPNLWGTTPAVVEMQSEGGAAGAIHGALQAGALTTTFTASQGLLLMIPNLYKIAGELTSSVLHIAARSLAAQGLSIFGDHSDVMAARATGCGMLCSASVQEAHDMAAIATRISLESRIPFLHFFDGFRTSHEVQKIALIEDQQLEDLFPPEFVLQHRLRGLTPDRPAIRGTAQNPDVYFQARETVNPFYDACPAIVSHAMAEFAQVVGRTYAPYEYHGHPQADAVVVLMGSGCETAHEAVDALVAQGQTVGVLKVRLYRPFVADLLVAALPETVRRLAVLDRTKEPGAVGEPLYTDVVTALVETGRLATLPQVIGGRYGLSSKEFTPAMVKGVFDHLRSPNPKNHFTVGIQDDLTHTSIDYDPSFSTEPDQVVRAVFYGLGSDGTVGANKNSIKIIGEETDNFAQGYFVYDSKKSGSVTVSHLRFGPDPIRSTYLITQANFVACHQWEFLTKFDLLKLAKPGATLLLSSPYDPAETWARLPQPMQRAIVDKNIQVYCINADEVAQNAGMGRRTNTVMQTCFFALAGVLPKDEAIAQIKKAIRKTYGKKGEEVVQMNIQAVDQTLDHLYSVPVPSSLEVSDPVALPAPVSAAAPAFVREVLAKMMTRDGDDLPVSALPCDGTYPSGTTQWEKRNVAQDVPVWDPDVCVQCGKCVMVCPHGVIRAKVYPETDRATAPDTFKHTKAKDRAWADLDFTIQVAVEDCTGCALCVDVCPAKNKSQPRLKAINMAEQLPIREQERENWDFFLTLANPDRNQLDLRKISHQQMQQPLFEFSGACAGCGETPYIKLATQLFGDRMVVANATGCSSIYGGNLPTTPWTYNDEGRGPSWSNSLFEDNAEFGLGFRVAIDKHQEQAQELLSTLTDSSDSPISHDLTQQILANTQVNEADIFEQRAWVAEVQAALDTWNPTDPAVAAKLASFKSLADYLVKKSVWIIGGDGWAYDIGYGGLDHVIASGRNVNILVLDTEVYSNTGGQMSKATPRAAVAKFAAGGKPAGKKDLGLMAMTYGNVYVASVAMGARDEHTLRTFMEAEAYEGPSLIIAYSHCIAHGIDMALGMQQQKLAVDSGRWLLYRYDPRRGDHALQLDSRSPKGSLEQAMYSENRFKMLLRSKPADAKRLLQEAQQDVDTRWRMYQYLADQPQPAEVPDSTPPAAS; encoded by the coding sequence ATGATCCATGATCCGTTCAGCCGTGCTCGGGAGCTTTTGATTGTGACTACTTCCACCTCCACCCCCACCACCTACACCACCCTCGACGGCAACGAAGCGGTCGCCCGTATTGCCTATCGCCTCAGTGAAGTCATTGCCATTTACCCCATCACCCCCTCGTCTCCCATGGGGGAGTGGGCCGATGCCTGGGCCTCCGTGGATCAGCCCAACCTGTGGGGCACCACCCCCGCCGTCGTCGAAATGCAGAGCGAAGGGGGAGCCGCCGGAGCCATCCATGGTGCCCTCCAAGCCGGAGCCTTAACCACCACCTTTACCGCCTCCCAGGGGTTGCTGTTGATGATCCCCAACCTCTACAAAATTGCGGGGGAACTCACCAGCAGCGTGTTGCACATTGCCGCCCGTTCCCTGGCGGCCCAAGGGCTGTCTATCTTTGGGGATCACAGTGATGTGATGGCGGCGCGGGCCACGGGCTGCGGGATGCTCTGTTCCGCCTCGGTGCAAGAAGCCCACGATATGGCGGCGATCGCCACCCGCATCAGCCTAGAATCCCGCATTCCCTTTTTGCACTTCTTTGATGGCTTCCGCACCTCCCACGAAGTCCAGAAAATTGCCCTCATTGAAGACCAGCAGCTCGAAGATCTGTTTCCCCCGGAGTTTGTTTTACAACACCGGTTGCGGGGCTTAACCCCCGATCGCCCCGCCATCCGAGGCACTGCCCAAAACCCCGATGTCTATTTCCAGGCCAGGGAAACCGTCAACCCCTTCTATGACGCTTGCCCTGCCATTGTCAGCCATGCCATGGCGGAATTTGCCCAGGTGGTGGGCCGAACCTATGCCCCCTATGAGTACCACGGCCATCCCCAGGCGGACGCGGTGGTGGTGTTGATGGGATCGGGGTGTGAGACGGCCCATGAGGCGGTGGATGCCTTGGTGGCCCAGGGGCAAACCGTGGGGGTGCTGAAGGTGCGCCTCTATCGCCCCTTTGTGGCGGATCTCCTGGTGGCGGCGTTGCCGGAGACGGTGCGCCGTTTGGCGGTGCTGGATCGCACCAAGGAACCGGGAGCCGTGGGGGAACCCCTGTACACCGATGTGGTGACGGCCCTGGTGGAAACTGGGCGCTTGGCCACCCTACCCCAGGTCATCGGCGGTCGCTATGGTCTCTCCTCCAAGGAATTTACCCCGGCCATGGTCAAGGGGGTGTTTGACCATCTGCGCAGCCCCAACCCCAAGAATCACTTCACCGTGGGCATCCAGGACGACCTCACCCACACCTCCATCGACTATGATCCCAGCTTCTCCACGGAGCCGGATCAGGTGGTGCGGGCAGTGTTCTATGGCCTGGGATCCGATGGCACCGTGGGGGCCAATAAAAACTCGATCAAAATCATTGGGGAAGAAACCGACAACTTTGCCCAGGGCTATTTTGTCTATGACTCCAAAAAGTCCGGCTCGGTTACCGTCTCCCACCTGCGCTTTGGTCCCGATCCCATTCGCTCCACCTATTTAATCACCCAGGCTAATTTTGTGGCCTGTCACCAGTGGGAGTTTTTGACCAAGTTTGATCTGCTGAAACTGGCGAAACCGGGGGCTACGCTTCTCCTCAGTAGTCCCTATGATCCGGCGGAAACCTGGGCACGACTGCCCCAGCCCATGCAACGGGCGATCGTAGACAAAAATATCCAGGTTTACTGTATTAATGCCGATGAAGTGGCCCAAAATGCGGGGATGGGACGGCGCACCAATACGGTGATGCAAACCTGTTTCTTTGCCCTGGCGGGGGTGTTGCCCAAGGACGAAGCCATAGCCCAGATTAAGAAGGCCATCCGCAAAACCTACGGCAAGAAGGGGGAAGAGGTGGTGCAGATGAATATCCAGGCGGTGGATCAAACCCTGGATCATCTCTACTCGGTACCGGTGCCGAGCAGCCTGGAGGTGTCGGACCCTGTGGCATTGCCTGCCCCGGTGTCGGCGGCGGCCCCCGCCTTTGTGCGGGAGGTGTTGGCCAAAATGATGACCCGTGACGGCGATGATCTGCCGGTGAGCGCCCTGCCCTGTGATGGCACCTACCCCAGCGGCACCACCCAATGGGAAAAACGCAATGTGGCCCAGGATGTGCCGGTGTGGGATCCCGATGTCTGCGTCCAGTGTGGCAAGTGCGTCATGGTTTGCCCCCATGGGGTGATTCGGGCCAAGGTCTATCCAGAGACCGATCGCGCCACCGCCCCGGACACCTTTAAGCACACCAAAGCCAAGGATCGGGCCTGGGCTGATCTGGACTTCACGATCCAAGTGGCGGTGGAAGACTGCACCGGCTGCGCCCTCTGTGTGGATGTCTGCCCCGCCAAGAATAAGTCCCAACCGCGCCTCAAGGCCATTAATATGGCGGAACAGTTGCCGATTCGGGAACAGGAGCGGGAAAATTGGGACTTTTTCCTGACCTTGGCTAACCCCGATCGCAACCAACTCGATCTGCGGAAAATCAGTCACCAGCAAATGCAACAGCCCCTGTTTGAATTCTCAGGAGCCTGTGCAGGCTGTGGGGAAACCCCCTATATCAAGTTGGCGACCCAATTATTCGGCGATCGCATGGTGGTGGCCAATGCTACGGGCTGTTCCTCCATTTATGGGGGCAACCTACCCACCACTCCTTGGACCTATAACGACGAAGGTCGGGGTCCCTCCTGGTCCAACTCCCTCTTTGAAGATAACGCCGAGTTTGGCTTGGGTTTCCGGGTGGCGATCGACAAACACCAAGAACAGGCCCAGGAACTGCTGTCTACCCTCACCGACAGTTCCGACTCCCCCATTAGTCACGATCTAACCCAACAAATTTTGGCTAATACCCAGGTAAATGAGGCCGATATCTTTGAACAGCGGGCTTGGGTTGCCGAGGTGCAAGCAGCTTTGGATACCTGGAACCCGACTGATCCAGCAGTGGCCGCTAAATTAGCCAGTTTCAAAAGCTTGGCCGACTATCTGGTCAAAAAGAGTGTCTGGATCATTGGGGGCGACGGTTGGGCCTATGACATTGGCTATGGCGGCTTGGATCATGTGATCGCCAGTGGCCGCAATGTCAATATTCTGGTGCTGGATACGGAGGTCTATTCCAACACTGGGGGCCAAATGTCCAAGGCCACACCCCGCGCGGCGGTGGCTAAGTTTGCTGCTGGCGGTAAACCGGCGGGTAAAAAAGACCTGGGGTTAATGGCCATGACCTATGGCAATGTTTATGTGGCCAGTGTGGCCATGGGGGCACGGGATGAGCATACCCTGCGCACCTTTATGGAAGCGGAAGCCTATGAGGGGCCGTCGCTGATCATTGCCTACTCCCACTGTATTGCCCATGGCATTGACATGGCCCTGGGGATGCAACAACAGAAACTGGCGGTGGATTCGGGCCGCTGGCTGCTGTATCGCTATGATCCGCGCCGGGGTGACCATGCCCTTCAGTTGGATTCCCGATCGCCCAAGGGATCCCTAGAGCAGGCCATGTACTCAGAGAACCGCTTTAAGATGCTGTTGCGCAGTAAACCGGCTGATGCTAAGCGCTTACTCCAGGAAGCTCAGCAGGACGTGGATACCCGCTGGCGCATGTACCAATACTTGGCCGATCAGCCCCAACCGGCGGAGGTCCCTGACTCCACCCCCCCCGCTGCCTCGTAA
- a CDS encoding Gfo/Idh/MocA family protein has translation MPDSPLRAAVIGTGAISKEHLSFLQHSSRVDLVGVCDLSQAAARYAADRFQAQKAYTDYQQMLAETQPDVVHILTPPQTHKAIATHCLQAKTHVLCEKPIAPTYGEFQELVAVARAAERYLIEDYNYLFNEPILALQRAIAQGELGDIEEVEVRMALDIRQGGRFADENLPNPVHQLPAGVIHDVLTHLCYLLVPYLPRIDRIAAAWSNHGGGDLFKFDDLDALIIGDQVHGRLRFSCYTQPDCFEVKIRGSQGYGETDLFQPYVRIVKPRSGGKQLTPLINHWVTGTTFLKASVVNFRNKVLQKTPYEGLHRFLDLTYQALEQGQPPPVSLELMDRTNALIQQLLEERYRL, from the coding sequence TTGCCGGACTCACCCCTTCGCGCTGCTGTCATTGGCACAGGCGCTATTTCTAAAGAACACCTGAGTTTTTTGCAGCACTCTAGCCGGGTTGATTTAGTCGGTGTTTGTGATCTATCCCAGGCTGCGGCTCGGTATGCTGCCGATCGGTTCCAAGCCCAAAAAGCCTATACCGACTATCAGCAAATGTTGGCGGAAACCCAACCGGATGTGGTGCATATTCTGACCCCACCCCAAACCCACAAAGCCATTGCCACCCACTGCCTCCAGGCCAAAACCCATGTCTTGTGTGAGAAACCGATCGCACCCACCTATGGGGAATTCCAAGAACTAGTGGCGGTGGCTCGGGCGGCGGAACGGTATCTGATTGAAGACTATAACTATTTGTTCAATGAACCGATTCTGGCCCTGCAACGGGCCATTGCCCAGGGAGAGTTGGGGGACATTGAAGAGGTGGAAGTGCGCATGGCCCTGGACATTCGCCAAGGGGGCCGCTTTGCCGACGAGAACCTACCTAACCCGGTGCATCAACTGCCAGCGGGGGTAATTCACGACGTGTTGACCCACCTCTGTTATTTACTGGTGCCCTATTTGCCCCGCATCGATCGCATTGCGGCAGCGTGGAGCAACCATGGGGGGGGAGACCTCTTTAAGTTTGATGATTTAGATGCCCTGATTATTGGGGATCAAGTCCATGGCCGGTTACGGTTCAGTTGCTATACCCAGCCCGACTGTTTTGAAGTGAAGATCCGGGGATCCCAAGGCTATGGGGAAACGGATCTGTTTCAGCCCTATGTGCGCATTGTCAAACCCCGCAGCGGTGGCAAACAATTAACCCCCTTGATCAACCACTGGGTCACGGGCACCACCTTTTTAAAGGCCAGTGTGGTCAATTTCCGCAATAAAGTCCTCCAAAAAACCCCCTACGAAGGCTTGCACCGCTTCCTCGATTTGACCTACCAAGCCTTGGAGCAGGGGCAACCTCCCCCCGTGTCCCTAGAGTTAATGGATCGCACCAATGCCCTGATCCAGCAGTTGTTAGAGGAGCGCTACCGCCTATGA
- a CDS encoding AAA family ATPase yields the protein MIISHIGLKNWRNFRSVDVDLKDRTFLVGPNASGKSNFLDALRFLRDLAKDGGGLQKAVRDRGGLSKIRCLYARRYPDVEIEIHLSENELATPTWKYSIGIKQKKGGQNEPVLSYERVWKNGEQLINRPDPEDEQDSLRLTQTYLEQINANAAFREIPKFLESILYLHLVPQLLRHPEAFSGPGIQEDPFGRNFLERVVKTSEKTRRSRLKKIENALRIAVPQLKQLTDIKDEMGIPHLEAVYEHWRPGAVKQREDQFSDGTLRLIGLLWSLLESDSLLLLEEPELSLNAGITAKLPSLIYRLQKSKKRQVMLSTHSADLLSDQGIGGEEVLLMTPTAEGTKVEVASSIQEISSLLEGGLSVADAALPRATPAQIDQLSLLR from the coding sequence ATGATTATTTCTCACATAGGTTTGAAAAACTGGAGAAACTTTCGATCGGTGGATGTCGATTTGAAAGATCGCACTTTTCTCGTTGGCCCTAATGCCTCTGGCAAGTCAAACTTTCTTGATGCCCTGCGATTCTTACGGGATCTTGCCAAAGATGGAGGGGGACTACAAAAGGCTGTAAGAGACCGAGGTGGGTTGTCCAAAATTAGGTGTCTGTATGCAAGACGATATCCTGATGTTGAAATAGAAATTCATTTATCAGAGAATGAATTGGCAACACCTACCTGGAAATATAGTATTGGGATTAAACAGAAAAAAGGGGGGCAGAATGAACCGGTTCTTTCTTATGAGAGAGTTTGGAAAAATGGCGAACAGCTAATAAACCGTCCAGATCCTGAAGATGAACAAGATAGTCTACGTCTAACTCAAACATACTTAGAACAAATTAATGCCAATGCAGCATTTAGAGAAATTCCGAAATTCCTTGAATCGATCCTGTACCTCCATTTAGTCCCTCAATTATTACGACATCCTGAAGCCTTCAGTGGGCCAGGAATTCAAGAGGATCCCTTTGGCAGAAACTTTTTGGAGCGCGTTGTTAAGACTTCCGAAAAAACTCGCCGCTCTCGCCTAAAAAAGATTGAAAATGCCTTAAGAATCGCAGTTCCTCAATTAAAACAATTGACTGATATTAAAGATGAGATGGGTATTCCCCATTTAGAAGCAGTCTATGAGCATTGGCGACCTGGAGCCGTTAAACAGCGAGAAGATCAGTTTTCCGATGGAACACTACGTTTAATTGGTTTATTATGGTCACTTCTTGAAAGTGATTCTTTACTACTTCTGGAAGAACCCGAACTATCTTTAAATGCTGGAATTACTGCTAAACTACCTTCTTTGATTTATCGTTTACAAAAGTCGAAAAAACGACAAGTCATGCTAAGTACCCATAGTGCTGACCTGCTCTCTGACCAAGGCATTGGGGGTGAGGAGGTTTTACTGATGACACCGACTGCTGAAGGTACGAAGGTTGAAGTGGCTTCTTCAATTCAAGAGATTAGCAGCCTTCTTGAGGGAGGACTGAGTGTTGCTGATGCAGCTTTACCTCGTGCCACACCTGCACAGATTGACCAATTGAGCTTACTCAGATGA
- a CDS encoding element excision factor XisI family protein produces the protein MDQTLSYADILRKTVQEAVLNQPRLQAIKLYPVCDHESGHFLVLATGWNKQHWMDTILFHARLVGQQIIIEEDNFEESLTQALIDNGAEKEDIMTHLESV, from the coding sequence ATGGATCAAACCTTAAGTTATGCAGACATCTTAAGAAAAACAGTACAAGAGGCGGTTCTGAACCAACCCCGCTTGCAGGCGATCAAGCTTTATCCCGTTTGTGATCATGAATCCGGTCATTTTCTGGTTCTAGCAACGGGTTGGAACAAACAACACTGGATGGACACTATTCTATTTCATGCACGCTTAGTAGGACAGCAAATCATCATCGAGGAAGATAACTTTGAGGAGAGCTTAACCCAAGCTCTTATTGATAACGGAGCCGAAAAAGAAGACATTATGACCCATTTGGAATCTGTATGA
- a CDS encoding glycosyltransferase family 4 protein yields the protein MAVSPMRIAYLTGQYPRATDTFIQREVQALRDRGLDVQTFAVRPPGIEQLVGTEQHQEFANTTYILPPKLWDLVRFNLSLLVTAPRRYVRAIKLAVSTAQPGLKGGLYQAFYFAEAGWLAQTLKARRIDHLHNHLADSSCTVALLASSLSHIPFSFTIHGPSIFFEPRRWRIDAKIQAARFVSCISYFCRSQCMLFSPAEAWPKLRIIHCGIVPEKFAPKTHTGTGHHLLYTGRLANAKGLPILIQSLPLLLAQDPQVHLTIIGDGSDRSALEAQVNALNLGSNVAFVGYKSQDEVRDYLQQADIFVLPSFAEGVPVSLMEAMAAGLPVVTTAIAGIGELVEDGHSGYLVKPGDPVGLAAKIWTLMADPAQRQRLGNNGRQQVTAEFNLHREADKLSQIFQER from the coding sequence ATGGCAGTATCCCCCATGCGCATTGCCTACCTCACCGGCCAATACCCCAGGGCAACGGACACCTTTATTCAACGGGAAGTTCAAGCCCTGCGCGATCGTGGCTTGGATGTGCAAACTTTTGCCGTGCGGCCACCGGGCATCGAGCAATTGGTGGGCACCGAGCAACACCAGGAATTTGCCAACACCACCTATATTTTGCCCCCTAAATTGTGGGATCTCGTTCGGTTTAACCTCAGCCTTTTAGTCACCGCCCCCCGCCGTTATGTACGGGCCATCAAACTGGCGGTTTCCACAGCTCAACCGGGGCTAAAAGGGGGACTCTACCAAGCCTTTTATTTTGCGGAAGCGGGCTGGTTAGCCCAAACCCTCAAAGCCCGCCGCATTGATCATTTACATAACCATTTGGCGGACTCTAGTTGTACCGTTGCCCTCCTGGCCAGTAGCCTCAGCCACATCCCCTTTAGTTTCACCATTCACGGTCCTTCCATTTTCTTTGAACCTCGGCGCTGGCGCATTGATGCCAAGATCCAGGCAGCTCGGTTTGTGTCCTGCATTAGTTATTTCTGCCGCAGCCAATGTATGCTGTTTTCCCCAGCGGAGGCATGGCCCAAGTTACGCATCATCCACTGTGGCATTGTGCCGGAAAAGTTCGCCCCCAAAACCCACACCGGCACCGGTCACCACCTGCTGTATACGGGTCGCCTTGCCAATGCCAAGGGCTTACCCATTTTGATCCAAAGCTTGCCCCTGTTGCTGGCCCAGGATCCCCAGGTTCACCTGACCATTATTGGCGACGGGAGCGATCGCTCTGCCCTGGAAGCCCAGGTCAATGCCCTCAATCTGGGGTCCAATGTGGCCTTTGTGGGCTACAAATCCCAAGACGAGGTGCGGGACTATTTGCAGCAGGCCGATATTTTTGTCTTGCCCAGTTTTGCGGAAGGGGTGCCGGTGTCGTTGATGGAGGCCATGGCGGCGGGCTTGCCGGTGGTGACGACGGCGATCGCGGGGATTGGTGAATTAGTGGAAGATGGCCACAGTGGCTATCTGGTCAAACCAGGGGATCCGGTGGGTCTCGCCGCCAAAATCTGGACATTAATGGCCGATCCCGCCCAGCGACAACGCCTGGGAAACAACGGTCGCCAGCAGGTCACCGCAGAGTTTAACCTCCATCGGGAAGCAGACAAATTGAGCCAAATCTTTCAGGAACGCTAA
- a CDS encoding NAD-dependent epimerase/dehydratase family protein — protein sequence MSSSTPLTVLVTGASGFLGQYVVAAALRQGYRVRAVVRPASNLAKISWGNHPQLEPVRLDLRSSRGLAEALQGVAGVIHLAAVKGGDFYDRFAGTVIATENLLTAMAQTQVSRLVAISTFSVYGYQQIRPGSRLTEDSPLERNPLDRDYYAQTKLIQEDLIRQYEAQRQSAVTILRPGMIYGRECLWHALLGAELSETHWLKVGGGAVLPMIYVENCAEAIVLAVEAQDSIGQTVNLVDDACPTQNQYIQGLLRHDPTPPKLTPVPWWLVRGIGGLAWWVNQRLLGGQARLPSILVPAQLEARFRSLRFPNDRAKSLLHWTPRYSLESALDRSYSDYDLLS from the coding sequence ATGTCTTCATCTACACCTTTAACCGTATTGGTCACGGGAGCATCTGGGTTTTTGGGCCAGTATGTGGTGGCAGCAGCCCTGCGCCAGGGGTATCGGGTGCGGGCGGTGGTGCGTCCCGCCAGTAACCTGGCCAAAATTTCCTGGGGCAACCATCCCCAGTTGGAGCCGGTGCGGCTGGACTTACGATCGTCCCGTGGATTGGCGGAAGCCCTCCAGGGGGTGGCTGGGGTGATTCATTTGGCAGCGGTCAAGGGGGGGGACTTCTACGATCGCTTTGCGGGAACGGTCATCGCCACGGAAAACCTGTTAACGGCCATGGCCCAAACCCAGGTGTCCCGCTTGGTGGCCATCAGCACGTTTTCCGTCTATGGCTATCAACAGATTCGCCCCGGTTCCCGCCTTACGGAAGACTCGCCCCTGGAAAGAAATCCCCTCGATCGGGACTATTATGCCCAAACCAAACTGATCCAGGAAGACCTCATCCGCCAGTATGAAGCCCAGCGCCAGAGCGCCGTCACCATCCTGCGACCGGGGATGATTTATGGTCGGGAATGCCTGTGGCACGCCCTCTTGGGGGCAGAACTGAGCGAGACCCATTGGCTGAAGGTGGGTGGGGGGGCTGTGTTACCCATGATCTATGTGGAAAACTGCGCCGAAGCCATTGTTTTGGCGGTGGAAGCCCAGGACAGCATTGGTCAAACGGTCAACCTGGTGGATGATGCCTGCCCCACCCAAAATCAATATATTCAGGGTCTTTTGCGCCACGATCCCACCCCCCCTAAATTGACTCCCGTGCCCTGGTGGCTGGTGCGGGGGATCGGGGGTCTAGCCTGGTGGGTTAATCAACGGCTGTTGGGGGGACAGGCCCGCCTGCCCAGTATTTTGGTGCCGGCCCAACTCGAAGCCCGGTTTCGCTCCCTGCGGTTCCCCAACGATCGGGCCAAATCCCTGCTGCACTGGACTCCCCGCTATTCCCTAGAGTCCGCCCTCGATCGCAGCTACAGTGACTACGATCTTTTGAGCTAG